A single region of the Anaerostipes rhamnosivorans genome encodes:
- a CDS encoding RrF2 family transcriptional regulator, with amino-acid sequence MNSEFTIAVHALVFLNHKRESVSSDKLAANICTNPARVRKIMGKLKKNGLISTKEGVVGGYLFDLDPSKVTLKDISSALDVQFVSSSWRSGDSNLPCLVASGMAGIMDDIYGKLDDLCRDYLKQVTIETIDQKIFGPSTVKENKV; translated from the coding sequence ATGAATAGCGAATTTACAATAGCAGTCCATGCACTGGTTTTTTTAAACCATAAAAGAGAGAGCGTATCCAGCGACAAGCTGGCGGCCAATATCTGTACGAATCCGGCCAGAGTGCGCAAGATCATGGGAAAGCTGAAAAAGAACGGACTCATTTCTACCAAAGAAGGCGTGGTGGGAGGATATTTATTTGACCTGGATCCATCCAAAGTAACTTTGAAAGACATCAGCAGTGCTCTGGATGTACAGTTTGTTTCATCCTCATGGCGCAGCGGCGACAGCAACCTGCCCTGCCTGGTAGCTTCCGGCATGGCAGGCATCATGGATGACATTTACGGAAAACTAGATGATCTGTGCAGGGACTATTTAAAACAGGTAACCATCGAGACCATTGATCAGAAGATTTTTGGCCCATCCACAGTAAAGGAGAATAAAGTATGA
- a CDS encoding DUF1848 domain-containing protein produces the protein MILSVSRRTDIPAFYGEWFLNRLKEGFVLVRNPVNPKQVSRIALNRETVDCIVFWTKNPRNFMEHLKELKDYPFYFQFTLNGYGVEMEPGIPDKTKWMIPLFQELSRQIGKDRNIWRYDPVLISEQYSLEWHIHKFEEMAAALEGYTDRVVISFLDLYRKIQKKLAHMGVRTLTEEEIVSFAEASGKAARKHGMEIVTCAEKYTQRYNLSRFGIRPGSCVDYRLVEKVIGMDISVDKDKNQRPECGCAASIDIGAYDTCPNGCVYCYANKSEMDVKQKMDKYSPWASLLCSELDAYDRVNDRKTESCVQAQLSLFSSRHL, from the coding sequence ATGATTCTCAGTGTAAGCAGGCGTACAGATATCCCTGCATTTTACGGGGAGTGGTTTTTAAACCGGCTGAAGGAAGGATTTGTGCTTGTGAGAAATCCAGTAAACCCAAAACAGGTGAGCCGGATCGCATTGAACAGGGAGACCGTGGACTGTATTGTTTTTTGGACTAAGAATCCTAGAAATTTTATGGAGCACTTGAAAGAATTAAAGGATTACCCATTTTATTTTCAGTTTACTCTAAACGGATACGGCGTGGAAATGGAACCGGGGATCCCGGATAAGACGAAATGGATGATTCCTTTGTTTCAAGAACTCTCCCGGCAGATTGGAAAAGATCGAAACATTTGGCGCTACGATCCGGTCTTGATTAGTGAGCAGTATTCTTTAGAATGGCATATCCATAAATTTGAAGAGATGGCGGCGGCTCTGGAAGGGTATACGGACCGGGTCGTCATAAGTTTTCTTGATCTTTACCGGAAGATTCAAAAGAAGCTTGCGCATATGGGGGTAAGAACTCTAACGGAAGAAGAGATTGTTTCTTTCGCTGAGGCATCAGGAAAGGCGGCTCGAAAACACGGTATGGAGATCGTCACCTGCGCGGAAAAGTATACCCAAAGGTACAACCTTTCCCGCTTTGGAATCCGTCCCGGTTCCTGTGTGGACTACAGGCTTGTGGAAAAGGTCATAGGAATGGACATTTCTGTGGATAAAGATAAAAACCAGAGACCGGAGTGTGGATGTGCTGCCAGTATTGATATTGGGGCCTATGACACCTGCCCCAACGGATGTGTCTATTGTTATGCCAACAAAAGTGAAATGGACGTAAAGCAGAAAATGGATAAATACAGTCCCTGGGCATCTCTGCTTTGCAGTGAGCTGGATGCATACGACAGAGTAAATGACCGAAAGACGGAAAGCTGTGTGCAAGCCCAGTTAAGCTTATTTTCATCCAGGCATTTGTGA
- a CDS encoding TetR/AcrR family transcriptional regulator C-terminal domain-containing protein, translating to MDASERTKYKLAEAVKDLMAETAVDRITVKQIVERCGLTRQTFYRNFKDKYDLVNWYFDKLAIVSFKQMGVSLTLKEGLIKKFEFIKGERHFFTAAFKSEDHNSLLQHDYEFIYRFYTDIIKKKIQKEISPDIRFLLEMYCRGSIYMTVQWVTQGMKRSTGEMADLLIRALPPELAKLLKDL from the coding sequence ATGGATGCTTCCGAGAGGACAAAATATAAACTGGCAGAAGCCGTCAAAGATCTGATGGCAGAGACAGCTGTGGACCGGATCACGGTAAAACAGATTGTGGAGCGGTGCGGCCTTACGAGACAGACATTTTACAGGAATTTTAAAGACAAATATGATTTGGTGAACTGGTATTTTGACAAGCTGGCCATTGTGTCGTTCAAGCAGATGGGAGTGAGCCTGACTCTGAAGGAAGGGCTGATCAAAAAGTTTGAGTTCATCAAGGGAGAGCGGCATTTCTTTACTGCGGCCTTCAAGTCAGAGGACCACAATTCACTGCTTCAGCACGACTATGAATTTATCTATCGGTTTTATACAGACATTATAAAAAAGAAGATACAAAAGGAAATCTCTCCAGACATCCGGTTTCTTCTTGAGATGTACTGCCGCGGTTCCATTTATATGACAGTCCAGTGGGTCACCCAGGGAATGAAACGGAGCACCGGGGAGATGGCAGACCTTCTGATTCGAGCTCTGCCGCCGGAGCTAGCCAAGCTGTTAAAGGACCTTTAG
- the fucO gene encoding lactaldehyde reductase: protein MAKRIVLNETSYHGKGAINEIAAEVGARGFQKAFICSDPDLVKFGVTKKVTDVLDQAGYGYEVYSNIKPNPTIENVQTGVEAFKASGADYLIAIGGGSSMDTSKAIGIIIANPEFEDVRSLEGVAPTKNPSVPIIAVPTTAGTAAEVTINYVITDVEKKRKFVCVDTHDIPVIAVIDPDMMSSMPKGLTAATGMDALTHAIEGYTTKDAWEMTDMFHLKAIELIAKHLRGAVENTDEGREGMALGQYVAGMGFSNVGLGIVHSMAHSLGAVYDTPHGVANAILLPAVMEYNADATGDKYMYIAKAMGVEGTEEMNQEEYRKAAVDAVRQLSVDVGIPQDLKEIVKEEDIQFLSESAAADACAPGNPKDASLEDIIGIYKSLL from the coding sequence ATGGCAAAGCGTATCGTATTAAATGAAACATCTTATCATGGAAAGGGCGCGATCAATGAGATTGCGGCAGAAGTGGGGGCCAGAGGGTTCCAGAAAGCTTTTATCTGTTCTGACCCGGACCTTGTAAAGTTCGGTGTGACAAAGAAGGTGACTGATGTACTTGATCAGGCAGGGTACGGCTATGAGGTCTATTCCAATATCAAGCCGAATCCAACGATCGAAAATGTACAGACCGGGGTTGAGGCTTTTAAGGCATCCGGAGCAGATTATCTGATCGCCATCGGCGGTGGTTCATCTATGGATACCTCCAAGGCCATTGGAATCATCATTGCTAATCCGGAGTTTGAAGATGTCAGAAGCCTCGAAGGTGTGGCTCCTACAAAGAATCCTTCGGTGCCGATCATCGCTGTCCCCACGACTGCGGGAACTGCAGCAGAGGTCACCATCAACTATGTGATCACCGACGTAGAAAAGAAGAGAAAGTTCGTCTGCGTAGATACACATGATATTCCGGTTATCGCTGTGATCGATCCGGACATGATGTCCTCCATGCCGAAGGGGCTGACAGCAGCCACAGGAATGGATGCCCTGACTCATGCCATAGAGGGATACACTACAAAAGATGCCTGGGAAATGACTGATATGTTCCACCTAAAAGCGATTGAGCTGATCGCAAAGCACCTGAGAGGCGCAGTGGAAAATACAGACGAGGGACGTGAGGGAATGGCCCTTGGACAGTACGTGGCAGGTATGGGATTTTCCAACGTAGGACTTGGCATTGTACACTCAATGGCCCATTCTCTTGGAGCAGTCTATGACACCCCCCACGGTGTTGCCAATGCGATCCTTCTCCCGGCTGTCATGGAATACAATGCAGACGCCACGGGAGATAAATATATGTACATCGCCAAAGCCATGGGAGTGGAAGGCACAGAAGAGATGAACCAGGAAGAATACAGAAAAGCTGCTGTAGACGCAGTGAGACAGCTTTCTGTGGACGTTGGAATACCGCAGGATCTGAAAGAGATTGTAAAGGAAGAGGACATCCAGTTTCTCTCAGAATCCGCGGCGGCAGATGCATGTGCGCCGGGAAATCCAAAAGACGCAAGCTTAGAAGATATTATTGGAATTTATAAATCCCTGTTATAG